In one Lolium rigidum isolate FL_2022 chromosome 3, APGP_CSIRO_Lrig_0.1, whole genome shotgun sequence genomic region, the following are encoded:
- the LOC124704144 gene encoding malonyl-CoA:anthocyanidin 5-O-glucoside-6''-O-malonyltransferase-like produces the protein MGPTQQHLTTPILSVLETTLVAPSPSAGAALPESSLPLTFFDILWLTSPPVERRRVFFYRLTADADVATILSNLQASLSQALHAYYPLAGRLRLKPGTADRYELHYRPGDGVTFTVAEYSNDGADFDELATDEPKKVAKIAPLAPTLPEGGALLALQATVLRGGLAIGVAVHHAACDGASSTRFLHAWSAAGTGAANGPPPPITDRAVVNDPNGRLYDFFVKAMPTADQMERVKLSDDQLFATFTLSKEDIQRVKEVVAAEAARRGAAPPRCSSLVATFGFIWSCYQRAKDDAGSNNGDRPTYLCFPVDHRSRMKPPVPNEYLGNCVGAALHAAPEDQLAEAGAGGIFVACTAVAAAIQEAVGGVRSPETIESWTERFKEAAVAGAGMLTVAGSPRFRVYEVDLGFGRPAKVDIVSVARTGAMAVADDRSSGGGMEVGISLRAAGMQRFQKCFEDAIPFLHH, from the coding sequence ATGGGGCCAACACAGCAACACTTGACGACCCCAATCCTCAGCGTCCTCGAGACTACGCTCGTAGCACCCTCGCCGAGTGCCGGCGCCGCCCTGCCGGAGTCTTCCCTCCCGCTCACCTTCTTCGACATCTTGTGGCTCACCTCCCCACCCGTCGAGCGACGGCGTGTCTTCTTCTACCGCCTCACCGCCGACGCTGACGTCGCCACCATCCTCTCCAACCTCCAGGCCTCGCTCTCCCAGGCTCTCCACGCCTACTACCCGctcgccggccgcctccgcctcAAGCCTGGGACGGCTGACCGCTACGAGCTCCACTACCGGCCGGGCGACGGCGTCACCTTCACCGTCGCCGAGTACTCCAACGATGGTGCTGACTTCGACGAGCTAGCCACCGACGAGCCAAAGAAGGTCGCGAAGATAGCCCCGCTCGCACCCACTCTGCCGGAAGGCGGCGCGCTGCTCGCGCTGCAGGCCACCGTGCTGCGCGGCGGCCTCGCCATCGGCGTGGCCGTGCACCACGCCGCCTGCGACGGCGCCAGCTCGACGCGCTTCCTGCACGCCTGGTCAGCAGCCGGCACCGGCGCCGCCAACGGTCCTCCACCCCCCATCACTGACAGAGCTGTTGTAAACGACCCAAACGGTCGTCTCTACGACTTCTTCGTCAAAGCCATGCCGACCGCCGACCAGATGGAGCGCGTCAAGTTGTCGGACGACCAACTCTTCGCCACCTTCACGCTGTCCAAGGAAGACATACAGCGCGTCAAGGAAGTGGTCGCCGccgaggcggcgcggcgtggcgcggcgccgccgcgatGCTCCTCGCTGGTCGCCACCTTCGGCTTCATCTGGTCGTGCTACCAGCGCGCCAAAGATGATGCGGGAAGCAACAACGGCGACCGGCCGACATACTTGTGCTTCCCCGTCGACCACCGCTCGCGGATGAAGCCCCCCGTCCCGAACGAGTACCTCGGCAACTGCGTCGGCGCCGCCTTGCACGCCGCGCCCGAGGACCAGCTCGCGGAGGCCGGCGCCGGTGGGATCTTCGTCGCGTGCACGGCGGTGGCTGCGGCGATCCAGGAGGCGGTGGGCGGCGTCAGGTCGCCCGAGACGATAGAGTCGTGGACTGAGCGCTTCAAGGAGGCTGCCGTGGCTGGGGCGGGGATGCTGACTGTGGCCGGGTCGCCCAGGTTCCGTGTGTACGAGGTGGACTTGGGGTTCGGCCGGCCGGCCAAGGTGGACATCGTGTCCGTTGCGAGAACcggcgcgatggcggtggcggacgaccggagcagcggcggcggcatggaGGTGGGCATCTCTCTGCGGGCTGCTGGCATGCAGAGGTTCCAGAAGTGCTTCGAGGACGCCATTCCGTTTCTTCACCATTGA
- the LOC124697291 gene encoding malonyl-CoA:anthocyanidin 5-O-glucoside-6''-O-malonyltransferase-like, translating into MAPTQQHLPPTILSVPPPILNVLETTLVAPSLSAGAALPESSLPLTFFDVLWLTTPPVERVFFYSLAADAGVATILSNLKASLSQALHAYYPLAGRLRLKPGTADRYELHYQPGDGVTFTVAEYSNDGADFDELATDEPKKVAKIAPLAPTLPEGGALLALQATVLRGGLAIGMAVHHAACDGASSTRFLHAWSAASTGAADGPPPPVTDRALVNDPGSRLYDFFVKAMPTADQMERVKLSDDQFFATFTLSKEDIQRVKDVVAAEAGRRGAAPPRCSSLVATFGFIWSCYQRAKDDAGSNIGDRPTYLCFPIDHRSRMKPPVPDEYLGNCVGAAMHAAPEDQLAAAGAGGLFIACTAVAAAIEEGVGGVRSPETIESWIVRFKEAAVAGTGMLTVAGSPRFRVYEVDMGFGRPAKVDIVSVARTGAMAVADDRSSCGGMEVGISLQAAGMQRFQKSFEDAIAFLHPLNPSFSCADVKVVTVCERSRSTT; encoded by the coding sequence ATGGCGCCAACACAGCAACACTTGCCGCCCACAATCCTCAGCGTTCCGCCCCCAATCCTCAATGTCCTCGAGACCACGCTCGTAGCACCCTCGCTGAGTGCCGGCGCCGCCCTGCCGGAGTCTTCCCTCCCGCTCACCTTCTTCGACGTCCTGTGGCTGACTACCCCACCCGTCGAGCGTGTCTTCTTCTACAgcctcgccgccgacgccggcgtcgccACCATCCTCTCCAACCTCAAGGCCTCGCTCTCCCAGGCTCTCCACGCCTACTACCCGctcgccggccgcctccgcctcAAGCCTGGGACGGCTGACCGCTACGAGCTCCACTACCAGCCGGGCGACGGCGTCACCTTCACGGTCGCCGAGTACTCCAACGATGGTGCTGACTTCGACGAGCTAGCCACCGACGAGCCAAAGAAGGTCGCAAAGATAGCCCCGCTCGCACCCACTCTGCCGGAAGGCGGCGCGCTGCTCGCGCTGCAGGCCACCGTGCTGCGCGGCGGCCTCGCCATCGGCATGGCCGTGCACCACGCCGCCTGCGACGGCGCAAGCTCCACGCGATTCCTGCACGCCTGGTCGGCGGCCAGCACCGGCGCCGCCGACGGTCCTCCACCCCCCGTCACTGACAGAGCTCTTGTAAACGACCCAGGGAGCCGTCTCTACGACTTCTTCGTCAAAGCCATGCCGACCGCCGACCAGATGGAGCGCGTCAAGCTGTCGGACGACCAATTCTTCGCCACCTTCACGCTGTCCAAGGAAGACATACAGCGGGTCAAGGACGTGGTCGCCGCCGAGGCGGGGCGGCgtggcgcggcgccgccgcggtGCTCCTCGCTGGTCGCCACCTTCGGCTTCATCTGGTCATGCTACCAGCGCGCCAAAGATGATGCGGGAAGCAACATCGGCGACCGGCCGACGTACCTGTGCTTCCCCATCGACCACCGATCGCGGATGAAGCCTCCCGTCCCGGACGAGTACCTCGGCAACTGCGTCGGCGCCGCCATGCACGCCGCGCCAGAGGACCAGCTCGCGgcagccggcgccggcggcctctTCATCGCGTGCACGGCGGTGGCTGCGGCGATCGAGGAGGGGGTGGGTGGCGTCAGATCGCCTGAGACGATAGAGTCCTGGATTGTGCGCTTCAAGGAGGCTGCCGTGGCTGGGACGGGGATGCTGACTGTGGCCGGGTCGCCCAGGTTCCGTGTGTACGAGGTGGACATGGGGTTCGGCCGGCCGGCCAAGGTGGACATCGTGTCCGTTGCGAGAACcggcgcgatggcggtggcggacGACCGGAGCAGCTGCGGCGGCATGGAGGTGGGCATCTCTCTGCAGGCTGCTGGCATGCAGAGGTTTCAGAAGAGCTTCGAGGACGCCATTGCGTTTCTTcacccactg